AGAAACGACATAGTTTTGTGAAATCCACCGAAAATCTAAAATGGCGCCCAAACGCCGTGATCTTGCTACCGCCTTTCAACGCGCCTGTGAAGGCGGGAGATGCTGCCCCTCCCAACAGTGTTTAATCACACCACCCCTATTTTACCACACCCCTTTTCTGTGGCACAGTATACCAAAATAAATTAGACGAAAGAGGTGATTTTcgtaaaaaaatagaaataaatagtTTTTCCTGTCGTGTCCTGTTTTTTTCCTTACGTAAAGTGTCTAACTATTTAGCTTCGCTTCAGTTTAGCAACCATACGTGAGTAAGAGCCGCCTCCCAGAGAATGGTTAGATGGTACAGTCCGCTGTTAATGAATAATGCATTGAGTGGGCGGAGACATGCCCTATTTAAGAACTGGTCGCGCTCTCGTTGCGCACTTCGACCTGCTTGCTTTGTGGTGTGACACGCTCGGAACAAAATCTGTAAGGTAAGAAAACGATTTATATAATTCGCTCAGGAGTCTACTGTAAAATTGCTTGGCTGTATGTTATGGGTAGCGTAGTACTCATTGTTTCATAGACATTGTGTAGTGAGATATATTTGCCGTTTTCCCGCCTTGGTTAGAAAGCGCCATTTTGGGTGTCTTTGTTGTAAGCCGCGTGGTAATGGCGGCGTCTTTCAGCAGCGGCCATTTTAGATGTGTTTGGCTAATATTTTACCTCGCCCTTTGTCTTGTTACAGAGCCCATCATGTCTTCATCAGATGAAGGAAAGCTTTTTATTGGAGGACTCAGCTTTGATACCGACGAACAGAACCTGGAACAGGTTTTCAGTAAATATGGAACCGTATGCGAGGGTGAGTAtcaatacactttttttttttttaagcttccaTATTGTGAtggtttataaattttttttttttttttttttttttctgtaatggatgCTCCTGAGAATAATCCTGTGTTGCTATAGTTTTAATGTAGTTCACGTTTATGGAAGATCTTTATTACTTGCATGTTTTGTTTAGTGTCCTGTTGGCTTAACTATATTATGAACCTGTTACTTTCACATGAAAGTAGTAGGTTTTAGCAGCATATATAGAACACTGTTTCTGGTAAAATTGTAGATCAATCAAAAAAGTAAATGCATTTAAAGCTTGTGTCAATTGattacacaaatataaatatattatggaGCTTTCAGTGCCTGTGCAGTGTTCATGTTACTGTGGAAATGATTTTTACTAACTAGACATAATTTGATGCTCctttctgatgtttttttttctttcccctttTAAGTGGTGGTAGTGAAGGACCGTGAGACACAAAGGTCTAGGGGCTTTGGATTTGTTACCTTTGAAAATCCAGAAGATGCAAAGGATGCGATGCAAGCAATGAATGGAAAGGTATAAATTGTTTGCAAATGTTAAGAATATGCCGATAATGTGTGCTCATAGTTTTGTTTTAAACATGTATTGCATAGATTTTTGACCAGGTGTTCTTGTTTTTAGTCTGTTGATGGAAGACAGATCCGTGTTGATCAGGCTGGCAAGTCTTCAGGTGATAGACGTGGAGGTTATAGAGGTGGATCTGGAGGACGAGGATTTTACCGTGGTGGCAGAGGAGGACGTGGTATGTAATTCTAAGAGCCTGTTACATCTGTTTTCTGTTAACAAATCAATATTGTCTATTTTTCTACTGATTTGTAATGGTTATTTATAGTGTGATTTAACATCTAGGTGTTCCTTTATTTGAGCAACTAGATGGTTATCACCAAAAATGCTTCAACATTACTCCAGTGGTTTAGTGTGACCTCCGGTGGACAGTGTGGGGAAACAAGGCTTTAAGCAAaattgcgcatatatatatataatttttttttttttttttgtccttgtaTCTAtttaagactacattcacactgccatattggGGACATATGTGGcagatatgtcccccatagatggcaatgggcacacagTGCCCAACAGGAGTGGTAGTGTGGCACCAATCCGCATCccgtagaaagatgggacatgtcatatctttctcTGGAATACAGTGACATGTatacctatggagaggggtgggggaagGCAGCGCTcttccccctctcccccctctccctggcagcatgaatgtagccttaatttttatttttttcccctcaaaTACTGAATATAGATGTAAATTTGCAACTTTGTTTCAATTGCTGAACATGCTTATTTACTTTCCGAAGGTGGTGGAGACAGAGGATATGGAAGCAGCCGATTTGATAACAGGAGTGGTTATGGAGGCAGTGGTGGATCCAGAGATTATTATGGAGGGTAAGCTATAAATTACATTGACTTGTGTGTTTGCAGCTTTTTGGTTTTCGTTTACTAAAATTCTTTACTTTTGTAGTGGAAGGAGTCAGGGTGGCTACGGTGACAGATCTGGTGGATCTTACAGAGACAGCTATGACAGTTATGGTAAGTAACATATGCAAGGGGTTTAGCTTTTGATGGTGGGCTGAATGTGTGTTGGCATTATAGCCTTGCTCAGCTGCCCATTTATTCATTACGAGGGGCTGTCTGAATTCTGATACATTTATGGTACAATAGCTTTCATTCTACATGGGGTGGGTCTGGACATCTTGCTGTAGGGATTATAATGTTGTGACCTATGCTTCAAGTGACTTTACAACTGTGCCTGCTTCTTGTCCTCAGCTACACACGACTAAAACTCCTGACTCAAGATCATCCTTCCAGTTGGCTGTATTTATAAAGATTTTTGGAGCTTCGCACAACAGTTAACGTGTAGTCTTATCTAATTGTGTTCATTTATAACAATTTGTTAAATTTTCCTGACAGCCTCACTGGTAGAACTTGGAACAGTTGATTTTAAGTTCTAACATTGGACTACTGCATTGTTTCTAATGTTATGGTCTTGCTGTTCTATTGGGCTGCTTAGATGGGAGCTCCTTGTTTTGAAGTTGGCAGATCTAAGCATTGGTAACATACTGGTTCCTGCTCAGGAAGAGAATCTATTAATGTACAAGCTCTATCCTGCACCATGAACTACATTATCACTTTCCGTTCTGTTTATATTGAAGAGGGCAGTGACCCAGTAGCTTTTGGGTTGCCCTATCCCTGATGCATAATTTGAGAAGAATTCTTTAGTATAACGAGGTGGGTTACAGCCCAGGTGCATTGTAAATAGTGGCTAAGCCTCCTTGATATTACTAAAGCAAACCGATTGCTTTAAACCACAAGAAGTTCTTGAAAATGTTTGTTTATATTGTCGTTTTTTTTACCTGAAAGATGCAAATCCTGTTATCAATTGCCTAAAGAATTGTATTTTTACTTTCTTTTGGCTTCACGAAGCCTATTAAAAGACCATCTGAAAAGAAACCCTGCTCCTGACACTTGCCTTCTGCACAACACTTACTAGGTAGATGCAACAGCAAGCAATTATATTCCATGGAATTCTCTGATCTCTGTAATGTCTATAGGCAGTCTCAAGCAAAACAAATTTCAATCCATTAAAGATATGCCTTTCACCATACAAATCTAGGTTGACTGGTGTAAATTGAAATGATGAATCATCATACTGGGGCACCACATGAGACTTGATGGTGCTAAAGTCTCTCTTGAATAGAACATGTATGCAACCACTTCCTTTAGCCCATTATGGAATGCATACAATAAGTTTGCTGTCCACTTTTCCTCTTCAGCTTGGTCTATGCATAGAACATGCCTATTATGGCAGCTTGCCCTAAAATCTTTGCAATAAATCTGTTGGAATACATATTTGTTGCTGGCCATTTTGTGACTTGGAGTCTGCATTGTTTGCCAGATTTCCATTCTCCCTGAGCTGAAGAGCAGTTACCTACTGCTCTTACCTACCTCTACCCCCTCCAGACTTTTATGCAAACTGATGCTTTTGGTATTTGGCATATTTCATGGAGTGTTAAGAGGGCATGCAGACTACTTTTGGTCACATACCATGATGTTTTTTATGTAACTTTTCCTCTAATGGAATTCCTCAAGTCTCTAGCAAAATTAtgcataacaaagcagtggcttagaTTAATCTTACCTTTTTAGCCTTGGTCTGCTTTCTAAAATTTATCTAGTGCCTGGAGGTCCCTTTAAGTGTTGCAAGAGCctttcagtgctgcagattcacaggtggTTACAAGATTAATTTGCCACTTTCTCCCTCTGCATGTGGAATATATCAGCAGGAAGTGTAGAGGTCTGTTAATAATAACAGCCCTTCAGGCacatgagcataattttaaagtttccTTCGGAATGTGGCCATGTATTACAAATATTGATTACCTGTCGGTGTCTGCATCTGAGTTTATGGTAGATTTACTGAACTACTGCTTTTGCATTAAATCCACCATTATGGAATAGGGAATCATGATCATATAATTTATATTTTGCAGTTTAAATGCCAATTGTGACTACTAGGGCTATGCCTGTGTAAAAGTACCTTGAGTGTAAATGGTTCCTTTTTGGCTTTGATGGAGCCCACATGAGTAACTTCTGCCTAAGTACTTTTTAAGCAGACAATAGAGTAACGGGTAATGAAGCAGCTCAGATTCTCTCTAGAGGATGGGTTAAAATGCTAGAACAATACTGTTGCCTTCTGAGAATCTCCTGCTAGAATACAGACTCTACAGTTTCCTTGGAGAAGTCAAGTGTTGTGCATCCTGTGAAGCCTGACAAAAGCTCCTCTTGGCTAGTTCATTTGCGGAATTAGTCTGGTATTTTGAGGTAACTCTTTTGCTCATGTCCACCTACCTTTCTTGCATTCATTATGTGCTTGTGCAAATAGCTTCAACATAATGTGGTACCTAGTGTGCTACTTATCATTGCCAAAATGTTTGTAGATGTCAAAGTTAAGCTACTGCACATTGCTCAGGATATACTGGCAAATTTCTTAGTTTCACACTACTCTTTTTACTGGAATTTATTGGCCAGAGAAAATTGAAGATTTAGAAGTCTTCTGCCTGGAGGACTCTCCAGATTTTGGTTTAATTATACTGAGCAGAAtacttgcacacaaaaaaaaacttgtcaCTATTTATTCCTCCCCACTAAGTCAACTGTTGGACAGCCACCTACAGTAAATATGAACCTGCTCACTTATAGAAATGAAAATGTGCTTTTGTGGATCTAGTGTAAACTCAACAACTTTATATatgatttgtttttttgttttttttctaggaTGAAGTTGATGAACCAATCATTACTCTAGTCAATTAGCTTGATGGTTGTGGATGCATGGATTTTTACTAGGTGTACATTCTCAGGTAGGTATTATGTTGGttatttgcttaaaggaaacctaccacttgaagtggcaggtataaggggggaaCTAcctggagcttatttttgttagtgttttaaaccgctgtatcgcggtttaaaacactttttaaactttatagccggcgcagggaggtacgcgcttggcgcttaccatgcgcgcggctacataggaagtgaaggagagccgtgcgcatggtaagcggcAAGCgcttacctccctgcgccggctataaagtttcaaaagtgttttaaaccgcgatacagcaacAACAAAAataagctggtgctcggtatttccatctgaaacctgccacttcaagtgttaggtttcctttaatgtcaaaTGTgttggtgctttttttttttttttgatcagaaATCTAAAGTACAATAACTGCCTGaacaccaccattaaatatttttcCTGGGAATGTATGTTCCTGGTTACTTCATAAAGTGCTGCTGGCATTGAGTTAGTCTTGCACATAGCAATCAGAACTTGTTTTCAAAGTTGATTACAGTAATGTCAATTTTCTTCTGTGTGATTGTGCCTAAGCAGGCcttttttaactttatattttttttcttcacagGTGCCTGTGTCAGCTATATATGGGGTTTAATGTTttgaaataaagctttttttaaaaaaaaaaatgttttgttgtaACAAGGGTTTGTGGACTAGAATATAGAAAAATGGTTGACATGAGTGGTTACACtttgggtctgactgtaaactgtctgagcatgcgcctgcttTACagtataaaatagtattgtagagcagtgtattgaacttgaaccagcgatcggCATCGCTAGTTCAGGTATGTATAAGtaagaaaaatacattaaaataagtccctaaaatgtcactttcccataaacacATGTATAAACACCACGCCCCcaccccatacagcaggttaccaccacataaagggtatcggtgtactcgggaggaattgtgtatcaaactttgtggagccttttttcacttaatccattgtaaatgtttaattttccaccaaaaatgagtgt
The DNA window shown above is from Engystomops pustulosus chromosome 1, aEngPut4.maternal, whole genome shotgun sequence and carries:
- the LOC140064639 gene encoding cold-inducible RNA-binding protein B-like isoform X1 produces the protein MSSSDEGKLFIGGLSFDTDEQNLEQVFSKYGTVCEVVVVKDRETQRSRGFGFVTFENPEDAKDAMQAMNGKSVDGRQIRVDQAGKSSGDRRGGYRGGSGGRGFYRGGRGGRGGGDRGYGSSRFDNRSGYGGSGGSRDYYGGGRSQGGYGDRSGGSYRDSYDSYATHD
- the LOC140064639 gene encoding cold-inducible RNA-binding protein B-like isoform X2 — protein: MSSSDEGKLFIGGLSFDTDEQNLEQVFSKYGTVCEVVVVKDRETQRSRGFGFVTFENPEDAKDAMQAMNGKSVDGRQIRVDQAGKSSGDRRGGYRGGSGGRGFYRGGRGGRGGGDRGYGSSRFDNRSGYGGSGGSRDYYGGGRSQGGYGDRSGGSYRDSYDSYG